The stretch of DNA TCGGCTGGATGGTCTAATAGCTGTGCTGCCACATCTGCGGTGCATCCGCGGGTGTGGCTTTTTGCCGCCTTAGCTGCCCCTAGGCCGGTGGGAAATAGGTGAGGGTTTGGTCCGCGCCCGGTGTCGTTGCGCGTGGGGAGGTGGACTAAGATGGGCGAATGTGACTCCAGCAGACCTAGGTACCCTAATTAAGAACACCGCAGAGGCGGTACTCAACGAGCAAGGCCTCGATACCTCCGTGCTACCTGACACGGTTGTTGTCGAGCGTCCACGTAACCCCGAGCACGGTGATTACGCCACCAACTTGGCGCTGCAAATCGCCAAGAAAGTTGGCAAAAATCCGCGTGAGCTCGCCGAGTTGCTGGTTGCTCAGTTGCGCCACAACGACGCAATTGCCGAGGCTGAGATTGCCGGGCCGGGCTTTGTGAATTTGCGTTTGGGGGCAGCTGCCCAGGGCGGCATCGTCGCCAAAGTTCTCGCCGAAGGCACAGCCTACGGCCATAATTCCGACTACGCCGGAAAGCGTGTCAACCTGGAGTTTGTTTCGGCGAACCCGACCGGTCCGGTACATCTCGGCGGTACCCGTTGGGCAGCGGTCGGCGACTCCCTGGGCAGGATTCTGCAGGCTAGCGGGGCGCAAGTAACCCGCGAATACTACTTCAACGATCACGGGAAGCAGATTGACCGCTTTGCTAACTCCCTGGTCGCTGCAGCCAAAGGCGAGCCGACGCCAGAAGACGGCTACGCCGGCGAATACATCAATGACATCGCTGCGAAGGTAGTGGAAAAGCAGCCGGACGTGCTCTCTATGCCACCGGATGTCATGCAAGAAACCTTCCGCGCCGAGGGCGTGGAAATGATGTTTGCGCACATCAAAGAAACTCTGCATGAGTTTGGCACCGACTTTGACGTGTTCTTCCATGAGAATTCGCTTTTTGAATCCGGTGCGGTGGATCGGGCTGTGGCCATGCTCAAGGAAAACGGCAACCTCTATGAAAAAGATGGTGCCTGGTGGCTGAAGGCTACCGATTTTGGCGATGACAAGGACCGGGTGGTCATCAAGTCGGACGGGGATGCCGCCTACATTGCCGGCGATATCGCCTACGTGGTGGACAAGATTGAACGTGGCCATGACCTGTGCATTTACATGCTCGGTGCGGACCACCATGGTTACATCGCTCGCCTGAAAGCATCGGCGGCAGCGCTTGGGTATGACCCAAACATGGTTGAAGTCATGATCGGACAGATGGTGAACCTGGTCCGTGATGGGCAGGCAGTTCGGATGTCGAAGCGCGCCGGCACTGTTATCACCCTGGACGATCTCGTGGAACTGATCGGCATCGATGCTGCTCGCTACGCGCTGATTCGCTCCTCCGTCGATTCCTCCCTGGATATTGATATGGAGCTTTGGGCGTCGCAAAGCAACGATAACCCGGTGTTTTACGTGCAGTACGGGCACGCCCGCCTGAGCTCAATCGCGCGGAAGGCCGCCGAATTGGGTGTGCTCGCCGAGGGAGCTGACCTGTCGTTGCTGACGCACGAGCGTGAGGGCGATCTTGTCCGAACCCTGGGAGAATTCCCTGAAGTTGTTAAATCCGCTGCGGATTTGCGCGAGCCACACCGGATCGCACGCTACGCTGAAGACCTCGCTGGTACGTTCCATCGTTTCTACGACAACTGCCAAATTCTGCCCAAGGCGGGGGAGACCGCGGAGCCTATTCACGCCGCTCGGCTGGCTTTGGCCATGGCAACCCGCCAGACACTCGCGAACGCGCTCTACCTGGTAGGCGTGTCCGCTCCAGAACGGATGTAAATGACCAAGTTTGACGTACTTCCTAGCCACGTCTGGCCACGAAGCGCCACACGCGCGACCAATGGCGAAGTGACTATTGCGGGGGTTTCCCTGGCTGACCTTGCCCAAGAGTTCGGCACCCCGCTGTTTGTGATTGACGAAGCAGATTTCCGCTCACGCTGTCAGGACATGGCGGCGGCTTTCGGTGGTGGGGAGAACGTTCACTATGCCTCTAAGGCCTTTCTGACTCGTAAGGTAGCCAACTGGGTTGCCGAAGAAGGCTTGTCGCTGGACGTAGCTAGTGAAAATGAGCTGCGCCTGGCGTTGGCTGCTGATTTCCCGGCAGAGCGCATCACGGTGCATGGCAATAACAAAAGCGATGGCTTCCTCCATTTGTGTGTTGAAGCCCAGGTGGGACACGTCGTACTGGATAACCACGACGAGATCGCCCGGCTCGATGCCGTAGCTGCCGAACTTGGCCAAAGCCAGGACGTTTTGGTCCGCGTGAAGCCAGGTGTGGAAGCCCACACCCACGAGATGATTGCCACTGCCCACGAAGACCAAAAGTTCGGGTTCTCCTTGGCTTCTGGCTCGGCCTTCCAAGCGGCCGAGGAAGCGATAGCTGCCAACAACATTCGCCTGGTTGGCCTGCACTGCCACGTCGGATCCCAGGTGTTTGACGCGCAGGGCTTCAATATGGCGGCTGAGCGTGTGTTGGGGCTGATGGAACAGATCGTTACTTCGCAGCCCGCCGAGGTGGCAAACCTGCTCACGATTCTTGACCTCGGTGGCGGCTACGGCATTGCCTACACGGCTAACGATGAATCGCTCGACGTCGCTGCGGTCGCCGCTGACCTGCACGAGAAGGTCACCAAGAGCGCAGAGTCTCTTGGCTTGGCCACCCCGACGGTTATGGTGGAGCCGGGACGAGCCATCGCCGGCCCAGCAACGGTGACGGTCTACGAGGTCGGCGCCATCAAGGACGTGCATATTTCCGACAACGAGACCCGCCGCTACCTGGCAGTTGATGGCGGAATGAGCGACAACATCCGACCAGCTCTCTATGGTGCGGAATACGATATCCGCCTGGTCAACCGCACTAGCGACGCCAAGTTGACCAATACCCGTGTGGTCGGCGCCCACTGTGAATCCGGCGACATTCTGATCAACGCTGCTGACTTGCCCGCCGACATCCACTCCGGGGATCTTGTAGCACTCGCCGCAACAGGTGCCTACTGCTATGCCATGGCGTCGAACTACAACATGTTCGGCAAACCGGCGGTCGTTTCCGTCCGAGATGGGGTAGTGAGCCCTATGCTGCGCCGACAGACGGTCTCGGATTTCCTCGCACTTGAGGCTTAACCAGGGCTTATCGACGCCCGTCGCTCAGATTTCCGCCCGCCTTTGTCGCTACCGGCTTAGGCGGACAGTGCAAACTATTCCAGGTTGTGAAAATATGCGACTAGATGCGTGGTAAAATTCCTGGATGTGCGTCGGCATCGGGTAAATATCTTTCATTTCACGCAGAAATGAACCGCTTAGTCTAGAGTGGTGAGGTATGTCGCCCGGACCACGCGTTCGGTGTGCATAGTCCCACCACCTACCCACGATCACGTTCAGGAGTGCCTCATGAGTGACCTCAAGCAGCCACAGTTCAACCCCGGCAAAGGAATTGGTACGCCCGTAGGCGTCGCGATTCTCGGACGAGGTACCGTGGGTGCGGAAGTCATGCGGTTCATGCAGGAATACTCTTTCGACTTGGAAAACCGTATCGGGGGACCGCTGGAATTGCGCGGGGTGGCCGTGTCGAACGTCGAAAAGCATGCCTCAGAGGTTCCTGCTGAGCTGCTGACCACCGATGCGCGCGCGCTCATCGCGCGCGATGATGTTGACATTGTCGTGGAAGTTATCGGCGGAATCGATTACCCGCGCGAGTTGATTTTGGAAGCGCTCAAGGCGGGCAAGTCCGTCGTGACCGCGAACAAGGCCCTGGTCGCAGCGCATTCGGATGAGCTGGCGGCTGCTGCAGATGCAGCAGGTGTCGATCTCTACTTCGAGGCAGCCGTTGCAGCCGCTATCCCCGTGCTGGGGCCACTGCGTCGCTCGTTGGCCGGCGACCGTATTGAGTCAGTCATGGGCATTGTCAATGGCACCACCAACTTCATCCTTGACGCCATGGATTCCACCGGTGCTTCCTACGATGACATGCTGGCTGAAGCCACCCGCCTTGGTTATGCCGAAGCTGACCCGACCGCTGATGTCGGCGGACACGACGCCGCCTCCAAGGCAGCCATCTTGGCAACCCTGGCATTCCACACCCGCGTCACAGCCAACGACGTGTATTGCGAGGGCATCACCCACGTCACTGCCAAGGACATCGCGGCTGCGAAGGAAGCCGGCTACACGATCAAGCTGCTGGCGATCTGCGAGCGCTTCACCAGCGATGACGGTACCGAGAAAATCTCCGCCCGTGTGCACCCCACGCTAATCCCGCGCGATCATCCGCTGGCCAGCGTGTCTAAGTCATTCAATGCCATCTTCGTCGAGGCTGAGGCAGCAGGCCGACTCATGTTTTACGGCAATGGTGCGGGCGGCGCACCAACGGCCTCAGCGGTGCTGGGTGACTTGGTGGGCGCTGCGCGCAACAAGGTCCATGGGGGACGAGCCCCAGGCGATTCCACCTACGCGAACCTGCCGATCGCGGCTTTCGGTGAGGTCCACACCCGCTACCACGTGGATATGGAAGTTGCGGACCGCATCGGCGTGCTCGCTGAGATTGCGGACCTGTTTGCCAGCTGTGGCGTGTCGTTGCGCACCGTGCGACAAGAGGACAACGGGGATACCGCCCGGTTGATTATTGTCACCCACAGTGCTGCGGAATCTGATTTAGCTGCGGTCATCATCAAGCTGAAGAACATGGCGGCGGTAAAATCTGTAAACAGTGTAATTCGATTAGAGAGCGAGTAGAAAAGTGGCTACCAACCCTGTGCTGCGCGGATGGCGCGGACTCATCGACGAATACCGGGACCGAATGCCCTTCGATGATTCTGTCAAGGCAGTCACCCTCCTCGAAGGCGCCACTCCGCTTATTCGGGCCAACCACATTTCCGAGCTCACGGGCTGCGAAGTGTACCTCAAGGTGGAAGGCGCCAATCCCACTGGATCCTTCAAAGACCGGGGCATGACGGTAGCGGTGACCGACGCGGTACACCTGGGCAAGAAAGTCCTGATGTGCGCCTCTACCGGTAACACCTCGGCCTCCGCCGCGGCCTATGCAGCTCGTGCCGGTATCAAGAGCTGTGTGTTGATCCCGGAGGGGAAGATCGCCATGGGCAAGCTGGCTCAGGCGGTGATGTATGGTGCGGACATCATCCAGGTCAAGGGCAACTTTGATGACTGCCTTGAGCTGGTCCAAAAGACCACCGCGGAATACCCGGAGATCGCCCTGGTCAACTCCGTGAACCCCATGCGCATCGAGGGCCAAAAGACGGCTTCCTTCGAAATCGTCGACGTGCTTGGTGATGCCCCCGATATTCACGCCCTGCCCGTCGGCAACGCCGGAAACATCACCGCTTATTGGAAGGGGTACCGGGAGTACCGCGAAGATGGCATCGCCACGAAGCTGCCACGCATGCTGGGGGTCCAGGCTGCTGGTGCGGCGCCACTCGTCAATGGTGCTCCAGTGCTCGAGCCGGAGACTGTCGCCACTGCCATCCGCATCGGCAATCCTGCTTCCTGGCATGGGGCGATGACCGCGAAAGAAGAATCTAACGGCGTGTTCCGTGCAGCTACCGACGAGGAGATCCTCGCTGCCTACCGCCTGATCGCCGCTCGCGAAGGCGTGTTTGTGGAACCGGCCTCCGCTTCCTCGGTTGCTGGGCTCCTGGCTGCGCATGCCGAAGGTTGGCTGGAACCTGGTCAAACAGTGGTTTGTACCGTAACCGGCAACGGACTGAAGGATCCAGACAACGCACTGTCGGCCATGCAGCAGCCACAGCCAATCGAGGTTGATCCAGCAGCGGTTGTTGCTGCGCTCGGGCTGAAATAATGTGTGTTCTGGAAGTCGGCAAAGCCGTCACCGTTTCGGTGCCTGCGTCTTCGGCCAACCTTGGCCCGGGCTTCGACAGCCTGGGCTTGAGCCTGGGGCTTTTCGACGACGTCACGGTCGAAGTGATTCCGTCCGGCCTGGAAATGCACATCTCCGGAGAAGGCGCCGACTACTTGCCAAAGAACTCCTCGCACCTCGTCGTCCGGTCGATCGAGCGAGGCTTGGCAGCAGCAGGGTGTCAAGCACCGGGGCTGCGGGTTAGTTGCCACAACCGGATCCCGCAATCTCGCGGGCTTGGGTCCTCGGCATCTGCTGCGGTCGCGGGCTTAGCTGCTGCACAAGCGCTTAGCGACGGTGCCTTCGATCAGGCTGAGTTCGTGCACCTGGCGGGGGAATGTGAAGGTCACCCGGATAATTCCTCGGCTTCCGTCTTGGGTGGAGCAGTGGTGTCGTGGACTGAAGAAGTGGAAGGGGAGCCACGGTATCGTGCGGTGCGAATCCCGGTGCATCCGCAGTTAAAGGCGACCACATTTGTGCCGGACACCCAGGCGTCGACAAGCGCGGTGCGCAAAGTCCTGCCGGAATTTGTGCCCCATACGGACGCGCGGTTCAACCTCGCCCGCACTGGATTACTGACTTATGCGCTCCAGCATGACCCCACGCTGTTGTTCGCGGCCACCGAAGACAAGCTGCATCAGGGTTACCGTGCGCAGGCGCTGCCTGTGACCACGCAGTGGGTCGGAAAACTTCGCGAGCGGGGGCTGGCCGCGTTTGTCTCTGGTGCGGGGCCGACTGCACTGGTCCTCCACACGGACCCAGTGCCGATCGACCTGATCGAAGATGCGAAGGCTGCTTCGCTTCGGGTGTTTGAGCTGGATATAGCTTCTGGGGTGTCCGTGGAAGAGCTTGCGCGGGACTAGCTGGCTGCTTCGTTTACAGCTGAAGTTGTCAACGGAAAAACACGGTCAGTAGTGGTTCGGCATTACCAGTATGGTTAGTTATGATTGGTGCTGCGTGGTTAGGCAGCTTCGCGAAGGTTCGCCCCGCCCGGCCAAAGGTCCTTGCCAAAAATCGGTACGTACATCTACTTTGCAGCGGCGCAGATTTTTGGCATTGAGGTAATCAACAGCAGTGGTTAGCAGATTCTCCCACCCAGGTCGTTGGGTGATGCTTTGGGTATCGTGGGCAGCACTTGCCGCGGGTTTTGTCGGAAGTATCTTTTTGAGCACCACCAACGGATACCCGCCCTCCATTGGGATTGTGCAGGTGTGGGCTTTTAACGTTGAAGCGTTGATAGTCTTCGGCTTTATCGGCGGTTTCATCACGATTACCAGGGCGAACGTTCACGATGAATGGTGGAGTTGGGGTGCTCCCATTGCCAACTCGCTTGGATCAATAACACTCTTGGTTGGTTTGCCTCGTGCGGTGCCGGCGGTCTTTTATCTGCTGGGCTTTGCAATTTTGAGTGCTATTTACATTTCGATTTACCTGCGAAAATTCGGTGTCGGTCAGGTTGTTCAAGCCTCCGGCTCTGCCGCTGGTTTCTGCGCAGTGGCGCTATGGTCTCTGCGGATTCCTTTTGCGGAAATCCTGCCCCTAGCGATCGCACTATTTTTCTGCACCATCACGGGGGAGCGGATTTCCACCGACCGGATCAGATTTCCGAATGCCAAGGCGTCAAACCAGGTGGTGGCTATGATGCTCATCTTGTTCGGTGGCGCGCTCATAGCAGCTATCCACCCAGACATAGGCGTGCCCCTATTCGGTATTTACCTCATTGTGTGCGCTATCGCCTGCGCAATTTTTGACACCTACCGTAGGGGACTCAGCGCTTCAAAGATGGTGCATTTTCGTTCGATTATGCTGCTCTGCGTCTACTTATGGACAGTAACAGTTGGACTCATCCAACTCGCCTACGGCTATTACCCAACAGGTTATGGCTTGGACGCCTCTTGGGCAGCATTCTTTTTCGGTGCAGTGATGTCGTTTACCATCGGATCCTCAGCTGAGTTCCTAGCGATGGTCTACTGGCGCTATCTGAGCTATCGCAAAGAGATGTGGGTCTTTCCGGTGGCCATCCAGGGGTCTTTGGTGCTCCGGGTAATCGGAGGCGATGCTCGGGAGGTTTTCCAATTGTGGCAGGCCGGATTGATCGCTACGGCGATCTACACATTAGGCTGGTTGTGTTTTGGGCTGTATTGGTCTACACAGTCAGTTTCCAAAGGGTTCCGGAAGGACACCAAGCCGGTGAGTGCTCAAGAATATGCGGCTTCGGAGGGCAGCAATGGCTGATGTCGATGGCCTAATATTCGGTGGCCTCATCAAGAACGAGGACCGATTCTGGAATTCGATCTTCGCTTCTCTGGTGGGGATGTGGCTGATCGTGGCTCTGGTCGCAGGCACCCGCCACACTCTTCGCATTGGCGTGTCTTATTGGGAGTTAACCCACATCGTTTTGGCCGGCGCGGTGGGAACAGCGGTATTGGCTTATTCCACCTACTTTGTACGGGTCATTACTGATGGCAGACTACTGAGCATCCGTATGGTGGCGTGGCGGGTATTTTGCTATCAGTTATCGCTCATCGGCTTTTACTTGGGCCGGGCGGATCGTGCTTGGGGAGTGCTCGCTGATTGCTGCGCCATCTTGACCTGTGGTGTGTTGATGTGGCAGGCGGTGGCGATGACCCGCGCGATTAACGTGAAGATGGCCCCGCTGTTGAAGGCCTCAGTGCCATACTTCGTGTTGGCGTTGTTGTTCTTGTTCTATTCCATGATCTTCCTTTTGATGATGGGACATGGTTTGGGGCGTCGTTCGTTCTTGGTTCAGGCCCATGCTCAAGCAGCTGTGTGGGGCTTTGGATGGTTTGCGGTGATCGGCGCGGCCTTGCCGCTGGTTCCTCGTCTTACTGGCATCGCCGTCAAGGAACGTGTGATCCGGCGCGCGGAAAGAGCGTTGGGAATCCTGGTTTTCTTGCTCCTGATCATGACGACGCTACAAGCGCTGAATCAGACCATCTTGGTTGGTGCGGTCATGGTCGCCTTCGTCGGTGTCTCAATCATTGTTCTTCATCCGCTGTTGTCTGACATGTTAGGTTCGGCGGAGCATTGGCATGGCTCTGCTCTTGGGTTGACTGCGTCGTTGGTCTGGCTAATCGCGCTGCAAGCGACACAATGCGTCATCCTGCTGCTAGGTTTTGATAGTGAATTGTTCTTCTACCTGGTAATTCCGGCGCTTGCCGGGGCCGGTTACTTGCAGTTTGTATTGTCTGCGCTGCACCATTTGCTGCCGTTTTCTTGGGGACAATCGGCTACTGCCGATCCGAGTGCCTTCACCGAGTTAGTTCTGATTAACTTGGGGGCGGTGCTCACCCTATTCGGCTTCAGTGGAAATGCGATGATGATCGGCCTGGTGCTGATTGCGATTGGCGTGGCATCAAAGTTTTCCATCCTCATTCGTTACGGAATTAGTGTCTTAGTATCGGAGAAATCGTGACTGATTCACCCAAAAACACTCCTTCATGGTTTGATCCGGTTTCGAACAAGAACGACGCCGGTTTGTGGGCAGCCTGGGTGCTGCTGGGCCTAGCGATCACGGCCGTTATCACATTGGTTGTCATCGCGCTGACCCCGATTCAAGATTCTGGCGAACGTAAAAGTCTTGCCTCGGAAGCATCGCAAGGCAGCCGCGTGGTGCGCCAAGAAATCGTCGTGAAAAGCTCTGCAATTCAGCCGAGGATCATTACGGTTTCCGCAGGGAGCAGACTGCTTCTTTCGGTGAAGAATGACACTTCCGAAACCATTGAGCTGCAACTTGCAAAGAAGACCAGCGACCCTATCGAGCCCGCCGGCACCGCGCTTTTCGACGCCGGGGTGATCAACACCAATCAGTCTGGGTGGCTAAATGTTGACGGTGCCTCGGATCAAATGCGGTCGTTTAGCGTGCGGGTAGAAGGTAGCTCCACCGAAAGCAGTAGTGAAAAAGATGATTTGCCTCTTGATCGCTCAGATCGACTTCGTGATCCGGGACCGGGTTTTCAAGCGAAAAGCGCCACTTTTGAGGGGGCGGGAGCGGAGAACACTCATCGCGAGCGTTTGGTAATCAGTAAGGAAGCTGCGGAGGTCTTCCCCGGGCTGAAGCAACAGCGAATTCTGGTTAATGGCAAGGTTTCGCCTGATCCAGTCCGAGGCAAACCGGGGGACAAGTTCGAAACTACGGTGGTGAACAAGACTGGTGCTGAGTATCGCCTCGACGTGCAGGGAGTGGACTCGGGCGCGATTGTCACTGTTCCGGCTGGAGAAGAAAAGACCTACACTTTCAGCTTCAATAAACCAGGTACCTGGATGTACCGAGGTGTCCCGGCCAGCGGGGACGCCAGCATCGTCGAATCCTTTAGCGGTGCGGTGATTATTGAGGTACCAGGGGCGCCAGCGGTGGATTCAGACCTAGTGCTCGTCGCATCTGATATTTTTATTGGCCCGGAGATCGTCTCTCCCTTGCAAAACGATATCCGCCTCGGCCAAGCTGACCTCGCAGCGTTTAACGGAATTCCAAACCAATACGACCATCGGCCCATCCAGGTCGAGCGTGGGAAGCAGATCCGAGTCTGGTTGGTCAACATCGGCCCCGTCGGTGACTTGAGTTTCGTGATCCATGGCACCACCTTTGAAGATGTCTACCAAGATGGGCGAATTTCCAATGGCGACGGCAGATCCGCAGTGTCGCTGCAGCCCGGACAAGGCGGATTCGTCGATGTCGTCTTTGAGGACCAAGGAAAATATGTCTTTGAAAACCACCGCTTGGTGAGCTCATATCGCGGGCAGCATGGAGTTTTTGAAGTCACATAGCGCTCAGTGGCGACGGGCGTCGATAGCCATAGTGCCGATTGACCAGCGAGAAGAATAAAAGCTATTTATACTACTGAGCGTGAGTGAAAATAAGACCACTAGGGGCTTTGTGGCCTTTTTGGCCTCTGGACTATTCACACGCACCAATGTTTTGGTGATGCTGGCCGCTGCTTTAGTAGGAATCTTGGGGTTGCAGCACGGTTTCGACGATGCCGAACCGTATCAATTGCAAAAGTTGCAGTTGCTAGGCGGTAGTCAACAGATTGAGGCGAAGCCGTTCTTGATCGAAATGGGTCCAGCTCGAGAAGCCGATGGCAAGCTCGAGGTGCCGAT from Corynebacterium epidermidicanis encodes:
- the thrB gene encoding homoserine kinase, with the protein product MCVLEVGKAVTVSVPASSANLGPGFDSLGLSLGLFDDVTVEVIPSGLEMHISGEGADYLPKNSSHLVVRSIERGLAAAGCQAPGLRVSCHNRIPQSRGLGSSASAAVAGLAAAQALSDGAFDQAEFVHLAGECEGHPDNSSASVLGGAVVSWTEEVEGEPRYRAVRIPVHPQLKATTFVPDTQASTSAVRKVLPEFVPHTDARFNLARTGLLTYALQHDPTLLFAATEDKLHQGYRAQALPVTTQWVGKLRERGLAAFVSGAGPTALVLHTDPVPIDLIEDAKAASLRVFELDIASGVSVEELARD
- a CDS encoding cupredoxin domain-containing protein, whose product is MTDSPKNTPSWFDPVSNKNDAGLWAAWVLLGLAITAVITLVVIALTPIQDSGERKSLASEASQGSRVVRQEIVVKSSAIQPRIITVSAGSRLLLSVKNDTSETIELQLAKKTSDPIEPAGTALFDAGVINTNQSGWLNVDGASDQMRSFSVRVEGSSTESSSEKDDLPLDRSDRLRDPGPGFQAKSATFEGAGAENTHRERLVISKEAAEVFPGLKQQRILVNGKVSPDPVRGKPGDKFETTVVNKTGAEYRLDVQGVDSGAIVTVPAGEEKTYTFSFNKPGTWMYRGVPASGDASIVESFSGAVIIEVPGAPAVDSDLVLVASDIFIGPEIVSPLQNDIRLGQADLAAFNGIPNQYDHRPIQVERGKQIRVWLVNIGPVGDLSFVIHGTTFEDVYQDGRISNGDGRSAVSLQPGQGGFVDVVFEDQGKYVFENHRLVSSYRGQHGVFEVT
- a CDS encoding homoserine dehydrogenase, whose translation is MSDLKQPQFNPGKGIGTPVGVAILGRGTVGAEVMRFMQEYSFDLENRIGGPLELRGVAVSNVEKHASEVPAELLTTDARALIARDDVDIVVEVIGGIDYPRELILEALKAGKSVVTANKALVAAHSDELAAAADAAGVDLYFEAAVAAAIPVLGPLRRSLAGDRIESVMGIVNGTTNFILDAMDSTGASYDDMLAEATRLGYAEADPTADVGGHDAASKAAILATLAFHTRVTANDVYCEGITHVTAKDIAAAKEAGYTIKLLAICERFTSDDGTEKISARVHPTLIPRDHPLASVSKSFNAIFVEAEAAGRLMFYGNGAGGAPTASAVLGDLVGAARNKVHGGRAPGDSTYANLPIAAFGEVHTRYHVDMEVADRIGVLAEIADLFASCGVSLRTVRQEDNGDTARLIIVTHSAAESDLAAVIIKLKNMAAVKSVNSVIRLESE
- the thrC gene encoding threonine synthase; translated protein: MPFDDSVKAVTLLEGATPLIRANHISELTGCEVYLKVEGANPTGSFKDRGMTVAVTDAVHLGKKVLMCASTGNTSASAAAYAARAGIKSCVLIPEGKIAMGKLAQAVMYGADIIQVKGNFDDCLELVQKTTAEYPEIALVNSVNPMRIEGQKTASFEIVDVLGDAPDIHALPVGNAGNITAYWKGYREYREDGIATKLPRMLGVQAAGAAPLVNGAPVLEPETVATAIRIGNPASWHGAMTAKEESNGVFRAATDEEILAAYRLIAAREGVFVEPASASSVAGLLAAHAEGWLEPGQTVVCTVTGNGLKDPDNALSAMQQPQPIEVDPAAVVAALGLK
- the lysA gene encoding diaminopimelate decarboxylase; the encoded protein is MTKFDVLPSHVWPRSATRATNGEVTIAGVSLADLAQEFGTPLFVIDEADFRSRCQDMAAAFGGGENVHYASKAFLTRKVANWVAEEGLSLDVASENELRLALAADFPAERITVHGNNKSDGFLHLCVEAQVGHVVLDNHDEIARLDAVAAELGQSQDVLVRVKPGVEAHTHEMIATAHEDQKFGFSLASGSAFQAAEEAIAANNIRLVGLHCHVGSQVFDAQGFNMAAERVLGLMEQIVTSQPAEVANLLTILDLGGGYGIAYTANDESLDVAAVAADLHEKVTKSAESLGLATPTVMVEPGRAIAGPATVTVYEVGAIKDVHISDNETRRYLAVDGGMSDNIRPALYGAEYDIRLVNRTSDAKLTNTRVVGAHCESGDILINAADLPADIHSGDLVALAATGAYCYAMASNYNMFGKPAVVSVRDGVVSPMLRRQTVSDFLALEA
- the argS gene encoding arginine--tRNA ligase → MTPADLGTLIKNTAEAVLNEQGLDTSVLPDTVVVERPRNPEHGDYATNLALQIAKKVGKNPRELAELLVAQLRHNDAIAEAEIAGPGFVNLRLGAAAQGGIVAKVLAEGTAYGHNSDYAGKRVNLEFVSANPTGPVHLGGTRWAAVGDSLGRILQASGAQVTREYYFNDHGKQIDRFANSLVAAAKGEPTPEDGYAGEYINDIAAKVVEKQPDVLSMPPDVMQETFRAEGVEMMFAHIKETLHEFGTDFDVFFHENSLFESGAVDRAVAMLKENGNLYEKDGAWWLKATDFGDDKDRVVIKSDGDAAYIAGDIAYVVDKIERGHDLCIYMLGADHHGYIARLKASAAALGYDPNMVEVMIGQMVNLVRDGQAVRMSKRAGTVITLDDLVELIGIDAARYALIRSSVDSSLDIDMELWASQSNDNPVFYVQYGHARLSSIARKAAELGVLAEGADLSLLTHEREGDLVRTLGEFPEVVKSAADLREPHRIARYAEDLAGTFHRFYDNCQILPKAGETAEPIHAARLALAMATRQTLANALYLVGVSAPERM